gaaaatttaccattttgcttctaaacatttaacttcattacaatttagtccctaggctcgtaaaatgaaattcatgaaatttcactacacccaagcctagccgaatATCCTATGTGCTTATAGTAGCCCATACATTTCACCATTTTACACATTTACCACACAATTtacacatttctcaatttaacccctaattgacaatttcattaaaaatcacttaacaaaagttgtttaattcccaacaaagattcattttcttccattaaacttcaaaaccctaacatattcatcaatggaaagtCTCAAACTATTcaatatttttgcaaattagtcccctagttagctaggttaagctataacgatcccgaaaacataaaaatcaacaaaaatgggCTTAggaatcacttacatgcaaggaattttctttgcaaattttcaagattttcaAAGGTTCCTCTTTGctataatttttggtggaagaaaACTCAAAGATGATGgcctattttgtttcatttgatttaatttagcttttattacctaattacaattttacccttacctaactttaaaaattacacaattaccatgtcatgcacatccactatcacctttaatggtccaattatcatataaggacctccactataaatttctatagctatttaacacctttagctaatagaacacaactttcgcactttacgcgatttagttatttttcacaaattgagcatacaaacggtaaaatttcttaacgaaatttttatgaaatcatactatcatgctgtagaccgcaaaataatattaaaataattttttttgactttagatttgtggtcccaaaactactatttcagtttcactgaaaacgggccgTTACAAAATGCCTATATCCAAACTGAAAATTTAGGAAAGTTAGTGAACTATTGTGTAGTTTaccatattatttataaaacattacTTTATTCTGTATAAATAATGGGTTAATATGTAGTTTGTCCCCTGAAGTTGTCCAAAAGTACTAATCtagtacctaaacttttttttatacttaGTTAGCACCTGAACTTATATTTTGTTACTCAGGTTGGTACTTCTACACTAACATCATTAGTTTTTGCTAATGTGGCACTGATGGCCAATCTTATAGTGACACATGGTAGCCTCTTAATATAACACACAACgagcataaattaaaaaaaaagtatatttatttggGCATTGCTTGCTGCCAGTTGCCTAAACATACACCTATGACCAAACCGGCCAGAACCAACCCAAACTACTCAAACCACCCTCCGTCTAATTAAACATACATGGGGAGTACACTTTACCCTTatctttttctattcttttaaattgcaCATTGAGGGCAATGTGGGTTAAATAGGGGGGCATGCCATGCTACTTCTTCTTTGCATATGCTAATTCGTATACTAAGATTATTCcttaatttgttttgaaaatgcTCTTCCAATTCTTATgcttagtttatttaaataaattaggtaattcatgaataactaTCGTTTGATTTGATCAACAAGTATTTTGTAGATTTGAATATGTTGTGGCTAAGTCAATACTTTATAAAGATTGGTGGCTCTTTAAACTTGCCtaataaaattactcatttaaataaataataaataaaaatttgttaatGGCTTCGTTAAGAGTGAAGATTCGAAAATGTGACCAAATTGAGTAACTAGAATGAGGtgtttgggttgtcatctcatttcGCGTAAAAAGATTTGAGTAACGAATCGAAACTTGTAACACTCTGCTAACCGAGCTGCcttaagaaaagagaaataaactaATTAGGGATATGTCAAATTAAGTAACAAGGGTAAGgggcttgggttgtcatctcatttcACGTAAAAAGATTTGACTATGTCTCgaatttgttaaaaaatgaaaaaagagaaaaaaaatgtcaaatcgAGTAACCGTGGTGAGGtacttgggttgtcatctcatttcGCGTAAAAAGATTTGACTATGTctcaaatatgttaaaaatatatatattgagtaCAATTGTCTCACAAGTTTGATTAAGTCTAAATTTAGTAAAGTAGTTGAATTTgacataatgtttgaaattttataaagtacTTATTAATTGAAcataacatttatttatttatttttcacctAATTGTTTGCATTATGCTTGACTGAGGAAGGAGGTTTGATTTCGAACAAGACTATCAAATGATTTTTAGTAGACATTATACTTGAGGACGAGCATCGACTAAGTAGGGGGAATTTGATAACAAGttaaaattgtacttttaatgtatttatttttggctagtttttgaacaaaatgctactaaacttgtgtttttcttATCAGGGATGAAATTAGAGTGtcgaaattcaaaatcaaacaaaatgggCTAAATTGGAACGAAAAGCAAAGATGAGGGCCAAATTGAAGAATTAGTAGTTGACTGGTTAAAATCAGATTTTTGAATTTGTCAAGATTCTATAAATAGTCTAAGTTTGATTTTTAGTTGATATTTTTTAGGAGCAATCTTACTAAGTTTAGCATGAGGAATGTGTATAAATACTTAGTGTTGGTGACCTTTGAGGGACACATTTGAATACACATTTGggttggaaataaaataattcattttggcattctaccattcttttttccatttcaatacTTTGGCTATATTGCTTCTCAAGTCCCTTCCCCTTTCCATTCACCACCATTTCTATTAAAAGTCATTTCCATACGGCAACTagcatgattaatttcatgctcAACTAATTCCCTTTTAGCTTTGGCCCGGTTATCGTTCTGAAAAGACAATCGTAAGATATGAACTCgcattaaaaaaactttaacacGACATTCACTATCTCTCCGGTTATCGTAAGATACTACAAATTTGTCAAGTCAAttccatttcaatttaaaaagcGCGCGTTGGATTGGAGTTGTTTGGCATACAGTTGGGAAGTCAAGTCGAACATACTGCATTCGAATTCCTACGAACAAATTGACGTGTTCAGGTGGAAAAAGTAAGTTGGATTCCATCAAAGGAGACAATGATCAGATTTAAATAACTCACGCAATTGAAGCTGTTGATTTGAGTTAGGTTCTTCAGAATGCAAGGCTGTCGAAGTTTTGAATTGCGAACGCGTGTTTCTCAGTTAGATAATTGGTAATGGTTGGTTTGCAGGTCGTATTGGAATCAACCACGAAATGAAGAATTGGCGGTTGAGATGTTCTTGATTGCTATAACCAACTTATCGCTTGGAAGTGAAAATCCAGTTTTCAAGGATTGGTTCAAGTTCGAAGTGTACCGAGGCTGAGGCtaagcttatatatatatatatttaatttaccgatttaatttaattaaattaatttcattttgcaaacataattctgtttttattttattttgttctctttatcaattaaattcccccatttttcatttatattacaTCCTCGCACATTCAAGTCAAGGGTACGACAACTGCCTAGACTTAGAAATCTGGTAACCAAAAGCAGGAAAATTAGGAATCACAATCCCTGTGGGACCGGTCCTACTACTCTATACtgctatttattattattttgttgtaagaatttatatttggtagtTTTGACGAccatcaaatttatatatatttatatttttttaccacATGACTTTGTGCTTGGTTATCAGattattttaatgtcaaaaataaacttaaaaatagaatCAAGACtatttaagtatcaaattgaaaagtgattgatatcttaagtactaaattgagaaaaaattaaatagaaaatagataTAATCCTATTTCAAATTACCGTAAACTAAAATAACCGTGTAAACTAGCTATCTTCGTTGTTGTTTTTTCCTCACAGTTtctttgataaaataaattttctttccatttttttgttattctttctttcctttgtcgtCTTCAATGAAATAAAAGAGAGCAAAAtttccttaaaccctaacccttcttcacctaaaaccctaaaaaccatGAACAATGACAACGATCCAATAGCAATGGAAGCCCAATCTGAACCTTCCAAAAATGCCCAATCTCTTCAAACCCTAGCTTCAGGTCCTCTCTCGTCTTCGCTTTCCTCACTGGCTTCCTCTTCCCGAACCCTCCCTTCCAATCAAGACTTTCATTTCTTTAACAACTTCGACGATTTCAGACTCCCCATCGATCGAATTGCTAAAACATCCGATTCTTTGCTCCAATTCATTGGTTCGTCGTCTAAAACCTGGGACCCTAACAATGCGATCCATTTCCCTAATAACATTGACAGTATAACCGATGATGAAGCTTATCGTTGGCTCGTTGATATGAACGACGATATCCTGGAACAATTCGACGTTTCCGTGGACGAATTtcaagagaaagaagagaaaacggGTCGCCTTTTCGGGTCGGATCCGGACAATAACGGGTTTAAATTGGTTCaggggaagaaaaagaagaaaggggATAGTGGGCTAATGAGTGACTCGGTTTGCGAGTCACTGAGTACGAAGGAAGGTGGCTCTTCCAATTCTTATTCTGGAGCCAAGGTGAAGAAAGGGGCATTGACAATGGTGACGACGGGGAAAGCGAAGGTTCCGTTTCATGTACCGACAATACGGAAGCCGCAAGAAGAGTACAATATTCTTGTGAACAATTCGAATCAGCCTTTTGAACATGTTTGGTTGCAAAGGAGTGAGGATGGGTTGCGTTTTGTTCATCCACTGGTTGGTTATTTTATATACGTTTTCGCCTTTCTTTAATATTTCTGTTTTTGTTTGAATAGCTTAGTGGGGGGCATTGGCAGTGGTGCGTTTTGTTCATGTTTGGttgaatagtttttttattggatatatttgatgcatttatttttatctatgagttgtaataggtttttttttagaattattaaaataattcttgAAGGTTTTCATAGCTCTGAAAAGATTCTCATGGAGACAAGAAGGATGAATAAGGAGAATATAACTGTCTTTTAAAGTTCGTCTGAAGTTAATGAACCTTGCATGGTTggaatagaagaaaaagaaagagtttcAGTAAAATAGACCATTGAGGTGTTACTGTTATTTGGTTTGTTGGAAGGCATTCTTTTAATCAAGGCcatctttcttattttctttattggtgCTAATGGTGTTACAAAAAGTAACTAGATGATGGAAAAGCTGCATTTGTTTTTAAGAACGTCTCTTAATGAATAAGAAGAATGTAACTGTCTTTTAAAGTTCTTCTGAAGTTAATGAACCTTGCATGATtgaaatagaagaagaaaaaaggagtTTCAGTAAAATAGACCATTGAGGTGTTACTGTTTTTTGGTTTATTGGAAGGCATTCTTTTAATCAAGGTcatctttcttattttctttattggtgCTAATGGTGATGTTACAAATAGTAACTAGATGATGGTAAAGCTGCATTTGTTTTTAAGAACATTATTATGTTCTTAAGAGGTCACACATCCTACTGTGTTCAACAATAGTTTCTAAATAGTTGGCTGGTTTATAtcctgtaattttttttttgcttgccaaaataagagaaaatttttattttattttattttttgcacttttttacaGGAGAAACTCTCTGTTATGGATTTTGTGGATAAAGATATAGCAAATCTTGAACCCATAAGACCCCCATCAATAGAATCTACCCCATTCAAGCTGGTGGAGGAAGTAAAAGATTTGAAGGAGTTAGCAGCTAAATTACGCAATGTGGATGAGTTTGCGGTAAGAATATGATTGCACTTGATATGAATTTATGTGACTCGTTCCTCTATAACTGCATTCTAAGGTATAGAGTGAAGTAATTCCACTGTAACTGCATGCTAAGATATAGATTGAAGTGTTTACTGCATGCTAAGATATAGAATGAAGTGTTTGCCTGGTGGCCTTGATTTGAAGAATGGTGTATACTGTATTTATCTCTGCTATCAGGGAAACCAGTTTGTCTGGACTtcatatgcatcaaatataggattattttctttattctcgtAAGATGTTACCTCTTTGCTGGAGTCTAATTTCTATGTAATTATTCTCAGGTTGATTTAGAGCATAACCAATATCGATCTTTTCAAGGATTGACTTGCTTGATGCAAATTTCCACCAGAACCGAGGATTTTATTGTAGATACTTTGAAGCTTCGAATTCATATTGGCCCATATCTTAGAGAAGTATTCAAGGATCCCATGAAGAAAAAGGTTGGTCTCTTTGTTAGCTACACTTTTATTGGCCTACTGCATTGTTTGATATCCTTAATTCACATAGGTTATGCATGGATCAGACAAGGATATCTTGTGGCTTCAACGGGACTTTGGCATATACTTGTGCAATCTCTTTGACACTGGACAGGTTTTACACTGTCATCCTGCTACTTCTATGAACATGAAGatttattttgagaattttctGTTAATTTCTTGGGTTTGTCtgtatattttaagaatttaagtCTGTTTGGCACCATTAACTATGAAAATCTTTGTTAGGGACAATTAGCATCTGATGGTAAATTAGGGTATATGAAACTGGTATCTAAGACCCTATATGACGATTCTGGTTTTGATGATTGAACTATCGTAACCAGTTTGGTGGATGCTTATGAGGATGCTAATCTCATTGGAATGTAATGTATTGAAGTTTATACATGTTATAGCCTCGGAAATGTTACTGCCTACTGCAAATTCGTTAGAGCCTAATTACCATGCTCTTAAGTGTCATTTTCTTGATTGGAAATGCTTAGGCTTAGTTTTGAGTGCAATTAGAATAAACATGAATTTGACTGTTCTGAATTTGAAGTTACATTTTTTATTGGACTCCTACCATTACGATGACTTGTTCTGTTGCATGTTTCTCAGGCCTCAAGGGTCTTGAAATTGGAAAGAAATAGCTTAGAACATCTTCTGCAACACTACTGTGGAGTTACTGCCAACAAAGAGtaggtttttatttaaatttgtttgatcTTCTGCTTTATACTTGCTTCATCTCTCCTCTTTGATAATGATTTGTTCTATCTTCATTAAGCTTGTTAGTCCTCTCTTTGCAGGTACCAGAATGCAGATTGGAGAGTGCGTCCTCTTCCTGATGAAATGCTCAGGTGACTTTTCTTTTGGAAGCTGTATCTTTTGTCTTCACTGTTTCACCCTCCAGTTGTCTGTCTGTCTCATTAATACAGATTAAGTGCTGAATTTGTATTGTTGTTAAGGTTAATGATTGATTGCAATCGATTGCTTTGTCTAgtaagagagaaaataaagcaATTGTCTCACCTACTAATTTTGAACGTCTAGTTTAGATGACAAACTTTAGTTCATTTATAGGTTCACCTATTTAGTTGCCTCTATGAACAATTTTATTCGAAGTGTGACATCTTTATTCTTTCCTGTACCCAAAGGGGTACTTACTTGTAGTCAAGACTTAACTCTATCCATCCAAAGAAAAGCAATCAAACCCGAAGATGTAAATAGCATTTAGTTTAGACTTTTTCATCAATTTGAAGTAAATGCAGTCTTTATGATTGTTCTTTTGATGCTAACATAATATTCTCTCTCTAAGCTTGAAGAAAGTTTTAAGGGTCTGTGATTTCAAATGTTTAAGAGGGAACTTTCATTGTTGTCAGTCCACTAATTGTTTCTTTTCTATTATGACAGATATGCTAGAGAAGACACACATTATTTGTTgtatatttatgatttaatgagAATCAAATTGCTATCAATGCCCAAGGAACCCATACATTTTGATGCTCCTTTGGTAGAGGTATGATACTATATAATTCATAATTCCTAGCATTTTCTACATTGGCCATGGCATTTTTTATTATAGTACTTTCCCATctagaagaaaagaaactaaaggtTCCAGTAGTCTTAATATTAGTCATATTGGTTAATCTGACTCTTCTATTTTCTTGAAGTATCTGTGTCTGACACTTACCGGAACATGGTTATGGGGATATGACTCTTGAAGGAtcttcaaatacatggaaaaacttgGGAAAAAGTTGAACATATTGTATAAGATACATATCCATATCTAAATACTTACACCGATCTAAGTAACATAGATCCTGTTCCTTTCTGTATTCTTCTGGCTTCTTGCATTCTAGTTTGTTCAAGCTTAGATGTAGAACCTAATGCTGAGGCTAATTGAAATTTATGCGTTGATTAACTGTTCCATGTGAATATAATTTGAGTCTTTGGGATAATACCTTGGTTTCCTAGAGAAAAATGTTTACAATGCacatattattttgttaagcTTTTTCAAAATTGGCTTTTTCACTCTTCGGAGTTTCGTTGTTCAccttttcaaatatatttacatgGATGTACGAATTTTGTGGACTTTGTTGCTTTCTGCTAGTTGTTTTGAATGTTATCTTACGAGTAAATTTTGTGCTAATAGGTTTATAAGCGAAGTTCTGATGTATGTATGCAACTGTACGAGAAAGAGCTGCTGATGGAGAATTCATATCTCCATATATATGGGTTTGTTACTTGCTTAGATACACAATACATGGTTGCCtgaatttttaaatgttgtgtAAATCAATGAATAAAAAACCGGATGGAGGTCTAACCTGTGTGACCTCCAGATCACTGGTTGAACttgattattcaattaaaatgtaaattaaatgctaaatatgtgattttgatattaaataagttttaaatgtagttatttgttaataaaatgtatgtatttgGCTTAATGGTATGGTATTTAGTATATCACTAAGTGGTTAAAAGTTCAAATGGCATCacttacaaaaataattttactaaataacaaaagaaaagttaaaagttagTTTTCTCCGGTTGGGTTCATTGGTTCCCTGGTTTTTGGGTATGTACTGGACCAGACAGGCACCAGTATAACTGGCTGGTCTGATTCCATTACTGATGTATATTCAAACTAAATCTTTGCATTTGTTGTAATATTTGATATAGGTTGCAGGGCGCTGGTTTCAATGCTGAGCAGCTAGCAATTGTTGCTGTAAGTTCTAGTTGTTTTCATATCTGATTGAcccttttacttttaaaataacaatCGATTGGTTGATAAACCACAAGAAATgtccaatttaaattttggtacACATTTCATGTGCAGAATTAGATGGATAGATGGTATCCATTACTTTGACTTATGTCTCACTTAAATGGCTTATAGGCGCTTTGTGAATGGCGAGACATTATTGCCCGTGCCGAGGATGAAAGTACCGGTTACGTCTTGCCAAACAAAGTGCTTCTTGAAATTGGTAGGaacttttcaagtttttaatcaGTTTCCAGTATATTTCTTGCGCTTTCTGCTGCTTAATTGTATTGCTATATTTACGCACATATTTTTGGATAGTTGAAGTTTCGTTTAATAATCCAAAAGAAAACAGCTACTGTCTAAAGTCTCATTACTATTCTTTTTTCACTCAAGTTCTTATTTGTCTTACACTTCTACTGCTAAAAGCCAAGCAGATGCCTGTAACTGCTAGCAAGTTACGTCGATTGTTGAAATCTAAACACCCATATGTGGAGCGAG
The nucleotide sequence above comes from Gossypium raimondii isolate GPD5lz chromosome 13, ASM2569854v1, whole genome shotgun sequence. Encoded proteins:
- the LOC105783321 gene encoding protein RRP6-like 2 isoform X2 gives rise to the protein MNNDNDPIAMEAQSEPSKNAQSLQTLASGPLSSSLSSLASSSRTLPSNQDFHFFNNFDDFRLPIDRIAKTSDSLLQFIGSSSKTWDPNNAIHFPNNIDSITDDEAYRWLVDMNDDILEQFDVSVDEFQEKEEKTGRLFGSDPDNNGFKLVQGKKKKKGDSGLMSDSVCESLSTKEGGSSNSYSGAKVKKGALTMVTTGKAKVPFHVPTIRKPQEEYNILVNNSNQPFEHVWLQRSEDGLRFVHPLEKLSVMDFVDKDIANLEPIRPPSIESTPFKLVEEVKDLKELAAKLRNVDEFAVDLEHNQYRSFQGLTCLMQISTRTEDFIVDTLKLRIHIGPYLREVFKDPMKKKVMHGSDKDILWLQRDFGIYLCNLFDTGQASRVLKLERNSLEHLLQHYCGVTANKEYQNADWRVRPLPDEMLRYAREDTHYLLYIYDLMRIKLLSMPKEPIHFDAPLVEVYKRSSDVCMQLYEKELLMENSYLHIYGLQGAGFNAEQLAIVAALCEWRDIIARAEDESTGYVLPNKVLLEIAKQMPVTASKLRRLLKSKHPYVERDIGTVVSIIRQSMQNSVVFEAAAQQLRMGRLLNASGEHVAVNEGAEALPPETPTDSKIAIDTTEIIDGGMWGPDKRTAHPASTQHRAELLKIGSSISGLDMVKNQTRLSFEPDIMLMSARERESITISGLSGEANAWPVISPSAKIATGATVPVLKKPSHGFGSLLGNAASKKKSDVDKMEKGKLEQIRSSVDLSFHSYSGTKEQPEPATKDTTRSLEVSRPEEPPTMEATESTSENIILFEDKLNKKETNNGNSSPEDETMSLSELSTSFQQCLQSINDQNRNMVKVEKPKEAIDVPQMKPFDYEAAMKEVKFGEEIAWEESGNQSNSAGKKKSSAIDRLQIDDGTKQFPQARRRPAFPASGNRSATFR
- the LOC105783321 gene encoding protein RRP6-like 2 isoform X1; this translates as MNNDNDPIAMEAQSEPSKNAQSLQTLASGPLSSSLSSLASSSRTLPSNQDFHFFNNFDDFRLPIDRIAKTSDSLLQFIGSSSKTWDPNNAIHFPNNIDSITDDEAYRWLVDMNDDILEQFDVSVDEFQEKEEKTGRLFGSDPDNNGFKLVQGKKKKKGDSGLMSDSVCESLSTKEGGSSNSYSGAKVKKGALTMVTTGKAKVPFHVPTIRKPQEEYNILVNNSNQPFEHVWLQRSEDGLRFVHPLEKLSVMDFVDKDIANLEPIRPPSIESTPFKLVEEVKDLKELAAKLRNVDEFAVDLEHNQYRSFQGLTCLMQISTRTEDFIVDTLKLRIHIGPYLREVFKDPMKKKVMHGSDKDILWLQRDFGIYLCNLFDTGQASRVLKLERNSLEHLLQHYCGVTANKEYQNADWRVRPLPDEMLRYAREDTHYLLYIYDLMRIKLLSMPKEPIHFDAPLVEVYKRSSDVCMQLYEKELLMENSYLHIYGLQGAGFNAEQLAIVAALCEWRDIIARAEDESTGYVLPNKVLLEIAKQMPVTASKLRRLLKSKHPYVERDIGTVVSIIRQSMQNSVVFEAAAQQLRMGRLLNASGEHVAVNEGAEALPPETPTDSKIAIDTTEIIDGGMWGPDKRTAHPASTQHRAELLKIGSSISGLDMVKNQTRLSFEPDIMLMSARERESITISGLSGEANAWPVISPSAKIATGATVPVLKKPSHGFGSLLGNAASKKKSDVDKMKEKGKLEQIRSSVDLSFHSYSGTKEQPEPATKDTTRSLEVSRPEEPPTMEATESTSENIILFEDKLNKKETNNGNSSPEDETMSLSELSTSFQQCLQSINDQNRNMVKVEKPKEAIDVPQMKPFDYEAAMKEVKFGEEIAWEESGNQSNSAGKKKSSAIDRLQIDDGTKQFPQARRRPAFPASGNRSATFR